aaaagttttaatttttgatcaagtaatcacggaaaaatagttttcatggcattttatgacttaaacttttacacgcctatttaaaatacctaaaccagcaattttggcatttacttaattttttgaaatagcaAGTAATTGGAAACAACCACTTTCAAAATAAGGTTTTTGTTTCCcaataataatttgatatgattattatttaaaacgaTTGATAAATAAccttataaaaagaaaaaaattaagtcatataaataataattaaatcatacatttaattaatagaaatcGCGTAGAAGGCTTATTTTGACCCGTTCTCCAATTgtttttcaattgacataaaACATGACATCCTGTCAAATGCAATTATTATGTGTCATTCaaacaaagtttttttacaagaattttactatttactaatatttaaaatgtttactgactgtgtttctgaaaaactgcatttcaaaagtggttgttcgtAATaacgtgctatttaaaaaaattaagtaaataccaaaaatactggtttggaaattttaaataggcgtgtaaaaggtTCAAGTAATAAAGCATAATGAATAGAATTTTTTTGTGActacttgaataaaaattaaaactttcaaccctatttcaaaatctaaaaaaatattgtttttatgagtataaaacaaaaagtggcaAATATAGTTatcaaataattgttttcagaaaattattttctatcaaaatacgtaataatataccaagtttcccatttaaaatgaaaagattAGTGCTACTTTCTGTTAAGCCGGAAGTGAcgaaaaataacagaatatgtcaaaagatgctcttataactattctatcgatataccaattttcatttgtttttcctaaaaattaaaaaaattaataagtgttGCATTTTTCCTCTGTCAGATAATGCCTGAGTCATTATgtaatttcagaaaataaataaaaattctgcgTCATTCAAGCAGACCTATTTCAGCatgtttacaaaaacttttTCGAAAACTTTCTGCCATTTTTACGATCgaccaaaatattaaattacgatgttttattaaataaaattaagatttgtTTTCCTTGCATGATTAGGACCTGGCAAATACTAATTTAGTGCTGCATTGAATCAATACTGTAGATAATGCTTCGATGAAACAACCACCTCGAAAGATGCTGATAGCTAAACAAGGTGATGTTTTCTGAATGCTATATGAAATGAGAATACAAGGAGTTATAGAACCATAGTTTTAGAACCATATATGTTATGGGCACTGAATGGCATTACTAAGAAAGTTATCCAACTTCTGATAGCAATTGTAATCGACTTTTGCAACATACTTCTTCTGGAATCCACTTACTCGAGTCTTTTATGTCAGAAACATATcttccttcttcttcttttattttcgCGTTGTCTGTCGTTTAAGGTACACTATTCAAATGTCATGGAACGCGCCTCCTTTTAAAGACTCACGGAataatttgtatacttgcttgctttaaTTTTGTTCCCGAATTCCGTTATAGTTTTCGTTAATTGATAAAACTGAATTACAAAAAGTGGTAAgtataaagtcgaaattatacccatttgtaatgacgtcatttttgtttatctttgtttagcatattccaaacagcggcgacaacaaacttttgaaaaaaattggtgtctgataattattcatcttttatatactaggttatgtaaaatatccgtcactgtcaatcaaaaatattggtttgtcaacttgttcttgaaagttatttcgaaaatgttagataatgcctaaaaaaagatataataggtataatgaacaatcgcagctaatgattttaaatatattggctttttttcaactggaaaaggaacaagtccgaaacggaattacacttcaaattgagaatgtgacacagcgagccgcagatgcaacaaaattgagcacaacaacgatcgcaaatataaagaagaatgggataaaatcagatcaggattacgcagcccgtatatcttccaagcaaaagacagcaaaagccaaaattataacatatttaaaacatagaattcgggacacaatttattctatgtacgccagaaaagaatatgtaatattggcaacaataagagaaaagttcagggaagaaattgaatattttgagttttccattaactccttaagaagatggatcaatagtataggcttcaagtggaaagAATCAAATACTTTGATGGACTtaccaaatattgttcataaaagaatcaattttttaagggagtatatcaaaaatagaaatgtaggccCGGAaagttttactccagttttcattgacgagacgtggatttttagcaagggatcatttcgtagtagctggcaagatgacaccaagcacacggattcaagcaaaaacagtgaaggtaaaaattgactggttatctttttagatttttttttgaataaaaacgaTTGCCCTTGTAAaggccctctaacttcataatttcatctgtttcatagtttcatataatttctctctaagacaatatgagggaatttaactccatacactactcgtatgtgcatggaacattacttattaattatattaaatttctggaagaatgatttctaaaagaagagaattgaattatcttttatttttaaggtcatcgttatatcgtggtccacg
The genomic region above belongs to Anthonomus grandis grandis chromosome 6, icAntGran1.3, whole genome shotgun sequence and contains:
- the LOC126737474 gene encoding uncharacterized protein LOC126737474, with protein sequence MPKKRYNRYNEQSQLMILNILAFFQLEKEQVRNGITLQIENVTQRAADATKLSTTTIANIKKNGIKSDQDYAARISSKQKTAKAKIITYLKHRIRDTIYSMYARKEYVILATIREKFREEIEYFEFSINSLRRWINSIGFKWKESNTLMDLPNIVHKRINFLREYIKNRNVGPESFTPVFIDETWIFSKGSFRSSWQDDTKHTDSSKNSEGHRYIVVHAGTKDGFIKGANLIFKSGLKTGDYHDNMNRKNFENWFKTQPVPNRPPKSFIIMDNASYHSGLLEEIPRKSWTKQRLTEWLKKKNIGFPEKAIKDKIWSIARRNCPSEKKYFLDEYVKPLGTTFCDCHHIIASLMQVMVWSECK